TAAATGAAAAAACTGAGCAAATCAGGCTAGAGCAGATTGAAAAACGTTTTGGCGAACAAACGGTATTGAAAAACTTGTCATTAACGATTGAAAAAGGAGAATTTATTGCGATTGTCGGCAAAAGCGGGAGTGGGAAAAGCACACTTTTGCGATTGGCAGCTGGACTGGATGAGCCAACCACAGGTCAAATTACGTATAACGGAATCCCTTTAAAAGAATCGGATATGAATGCCAAGATGATGTATCAGGATTCAAGGCTTCTTCCATGGAAAACGGTCATAGACAATGTTGGCCTTGGGTTAAAACGTGGTTGGAAGAAGAAAGCTGAACAAACACTTGATCATGTTGGCCTGCTCCCTTTTAAAAATGAGTGGCCATCCAATCTATCTGGTGGGCAGCAGCAGCGTGTGGCCCTTGCCCGTGCATTGATGTATAATCCGACCTTGTTATTGCTGGATGAACCGTTAAGCGCATTGGACGCATTAACCCGCATGGAAATGCAGAATCTGATTGAAAAACTTTGGCTAGAACAGGGCTTCACAGCGCTTCTTGTCACGCATGATGTTCGAGAAGCGATAAAGCTTGGTGATCGAATTATATTGATTGAAGATGGGAAGATCACGCTTGATGTACAAAATACAGCGAAGCGTCCGCGAGCATTCTCAGATACAAAGCTGACATTACTGGAAAAAAATATACTGGATCGAATCATGAGCGCATAAAAAAGTCTCCCATACCGGGAGGCTTTTTGATACAATTTATTCTTTGATTTGTGTTGGTTTGGGTGCGATGTGTACCTGTTGTTTTGCGGAAGAACTTACTTTTCGATAAAAAAGTAAAGCGATGAGTGCAATGATTGATGCGGAGAAGTAAAGCTTCTCATAGCCAAAATGAGTTGCGACGATTCCCAATAAAAAGGAACCCGCAGCAATGCCGCTATCAAAGAATGTAAAGAACGTTGACGTAGCATGGGCACTGCGATCGGTACGGGCGGATTGGATCGCCATCGTTTGAAAACAAGGGACGAGCGTTCCGTAGCCTAAGCCAAGCAACGCACCGGCAAAAAGCAAAAGAAACGCAGAATTAGCCAAACTTAACGCGATTAATCCAGCCGTAAAAAGAATCAGCGAAGGAAAGACGACAATGTTCGGCCCTTTTGCGTCAAACAGACGGCCAACAAATGGTCTTGAGAGCAGCATCACAACAGCAAAAACGACAAAGAAATAGCTGGCGGCTGCCATTAACCCTTTTTGTTGTGCATACACTGAAATAAATGAGAGGACGGTAGAATAACTAAATGCAACTAAAAAACCGACAGATGCAATAGGAAATGCCTTTCGTTCAAATAAGTCATCAAAGGACATTTTCATACTTTTGCTTGCTTGATGATGAACAGAGGAAACCTGAATGGAACTTGAAAAAAGGACGCCTCCAATCATAAGTACGGTAAACACAATAAATAAAACTGTAAATGTTGAAGATTGCAAGAGCGTTAACGCGATAAAAGGCCCGGCTACGACAGCGATGTTATTCGACATCACAAAGTAACCTAAGCCTTCACCTTTCCTTGATATGGGCACAAGATCGGCTGCGATCGATCCCGTCGCGGTTGTTGCGATGCTGAACCAAAGCCCATGAAAGAAGCGAAGGGCAAGAAGCAAGTAAAACTCTGTAAGCCATATATAAAGAACGGTCGATAGGAGAAAGAAAATCAAACAAATAATCAATACTTTTTTCTTTCCGAAAACGTCTAATATCTTTCCTGACAAAGGGCGTATAAGTATTGCAGACAATAAAAAAACAGTGACAACAAGTCCTGCATCTGAGCCCGATCTTTGTAGATTGTCAACGACGTAAATTGGCAATGTCGTCAAGAGTGCGTAAAAGATTAAAAAAATAAAAAAATTGGTGATCGTAATCCCAATAAAGTTCTTCGTCCATATTGGATCTTTTCTATGATTCGTCATGATGAAACTTCCTTTCTACTCGCCGCACCTGAATATTATAACATAGTTTGCCTACCTATGATTAAGAATTTCATTGCGAAGAAAACCAAAAAAAGTTAACATGTAAAGTGCAAATCTTCGACGAAATTTTTATTAAATAAAATATAGGAGGGACTCATTTGGAAGATAGAATCAATGTTGGCATTGTCGGTTACGGTAACTTGGGAAAAGGGGTTTTGTCTGCGATAAGCCAAAATCCCGATATGAAGGCAGTAGCTGTCTTTACAAGAAGGGATCCTGGTACATTAACGATTGTAAACGATGTGAAAGCTGAACACATCTCGAATATCGAGCATTATAAAAATAAGATCGATGTGATGATTCTTTGTGGCGGTTCAGCAACCGATTTACCCGAACAAGGGCCAAGCATCGCAAAACTCTTCAACACGATTGACAGTTATGATACGCATGCAAAAATTCCGGAATATTTCGAGGCGGTGAACGAATCGGCGAAAGCGAGCGGAAAAACGAGCATTATTTCTGTAGGATGGGATCCAGGTTTGTTTTCTCTTAATCGCATGTTTATGGAAGCCGTCCTTCCTGAAGGCAAAACGTATACATTTTGGGGAAAGGGCCTAAGCCAAGGGCACTCTGACGCTGTCAGAAGAGTCGAAGGCGTGAAGGCTGGTGTACAATACACCATTCCAATTGAGGAAGCGATGGAACGGGTAAGAAATGGAGAAAATCCTGAATTATCAACAGCGGAAAAGCACTTCCGTGATTGCTATGTCGTCGCGGAAGAAGGGGCAGATAAGGAAAAAATCGAGAGAGATATTAAAACAATGCCTAACTATTTCGCAGATTACGAAACAAAAGTAACATTTATCACTGAAGAGGAGTTAAAGAAAAACCACTCAAACATGCCTCATGGAGGTGTGGTGATCCATAGCGGCAAAACGGGTGATGGGAATAAGCAAAATATTGAATTCTCACTTGCGCTTGAAAGCAACCCGGAATTTACGGCGAGCGTCCTCGTTGCTTATGCGAGAGCCGCATACCGCATGAGCAAAGAAGGGCAAGCAGGCGCAAAAACGGTTTACGATGTACCGCCCGGATACGTATCCATCAAATCGGCTGAACAATTAAGAAAAGAATTGCTGTAACATCAATGAGCAACCGAATCGAAAGGGACGGTTGCTCTTATTTCATTTCAATGGATCGTAATCACGCAGTTTTGACGTGAATTTCAACCCATAGCGTTTATCGGCCACAACGTCGGGATCTAAAATCTCATCCCCTTCAGGCACTTTCCCTTCCTCAACCCATTTATCAAGGTCCAGTAACGCTTGAATTTCTTCTTGAGACGTAAATTTGCAATGGCCGACTCCCCGAATCGCTCTTGAGACTAACAAGTTGGATTTTCCGTGTTTGATTGCTCTCTTTTTGTAAATTTGTTCCATAGAGAATGGGACGTACAAGTCGCCGAGTGTATGAAGAGTTACAGTCGGAACCCGTAAATTCCCAGTGACTTTTGGAATTTTTGAGAACCCGCTGCGATTTTTGGCCAGGGGGTTATGGGACACGCGAAGTACACTGTCGTTAAACGTTTGCTCCTCTTTGGACATTTCTGGATTGTAATCTAGTTGATAAATCATATTTGTTGTATCAATGATATTGCCTGGCGCTACCTCGAAGTACGGGTTTTTAGGAAACTGTTGAAGCAACAAATCGTTGAATCGATGGCGATAGGCAAGATCGAATAATGGGCGTTTTCCACCTGATAGGTTTTCAGTAACGACGCTTAATTTCGCACCTGCTGTTGTGAGTTCTTTAAACACGGTGGCGCCTGTATATGGCTCTTTCGTTACACCGTTTCCCAACTTTTCCCGCAGTTTAGGCAAGACTACCTTATCATATTCACCATCTGCAGGAAATTGTTGGTTTTCTTTTCTGATTCCGGCAAGGGCTTGGGCAGCGAGCCCGTGTGCTGTAAAGAAATTAAAAAGCTCAATATCGCCCATCACGCCGCACATTGGAACCGCTCCATCTACATTCACATATTGCTCTGCATAAACGCCTGCAATATGTCCACCCATCGAATGGCCCATGATGTAAGTGCGTCTAGGTATCCCTACATGGTTACGGAATAATCTATTCAACGCATGAGTATCTTTTATACCTGTTTCTACATCATACCTGTTTGTACTGTAGCTGGAAGCGGCCCAGGCATATCCTTCCTGAAGGAGCTCTTTTCGAAATGGCGGCTCAGTGATTGTAAGCTTTGAACTTGTTCCCCGGTAGCCATGGGCGTATAAGACAAGCTTGCCGTTCCATTTTTTAGGGACTTCAATCCAATAGCCTGCACCATTTTCAATTCCCCTAAAGATTTCGCTGTCCTCAAATCCTTTTAAATGTTTAAGTGAATGCATTTGCATCATATCGACGAAGTAAGTTTGGTCCGTCTCTTCGCTAGAAACAGGTTTAAACGTTTCTATCTCATCGTTTTGCCCGTTCGTATTAGGGAAAGTAGGGCTTATCAAAAAAATTGCTGCAATCATAGCATGAATGATTCCTTGAACCATAAAGATCCTCCAGTCCTGAATCCGGCTTCGGGCCTCTGAACATTTTTTTAATGGGTGTTCACCCATCATTTTTTTACGCATAAAGTAAGTTGTAGAAGGAAAATCGATTTCGCACACAAAGGATGTGTT
This portion of the Pueribacillus theae genome encodes:
- a CDS encoding ATP-binding cassette domain-containing protein, with protein sequence MGESSQAAINEKTEQIRLEQIEKRFGEQTVLKNLSLTIEKGEFIAIVGKSGSGKSTLLRLAAGLDEPTTGQITYNGIPLKESDMNAKMMYQDSRLLPWKTVIDNVGLGLKRGWKKKAEQTLDHVGLLPFKNEWPSNLSGGQQQRVALARALMYNPTLLLLDEPLSALDALTRMEMQNLIEKLWLEQGFTALLVTHDVREAIKLGDRIILIEDGKITLDVQNTAKRPRAFSDTKLTLLEKNILDRIMSA
- a CDS encoding alpha/beta hydrolase, whose product is MVQGIIHAMIAAIFLISPTFPNTNGQNDEIETFKPVSSEETDQTYFVDMMQMHSLKHLKGFEDSEIFRGIENGAGYWIEVPKKWNGKLVLYAHGYRGTSSKLTITEPPFRKELLQEGYAWAASSYSTNRYDVETGIKDTHALNRLFRNHVGIPRRTYIMGHSMGGHIAGVYAEQYVNVDGAVPMCGVMGDIELFNFFTAHGLAAQALAGIRKENQQFPADGEYDKVVLPKLREKLGNGVTKEPYTGATVFKELTTAGAKLSVVTENLSGGKRPLFDLAYRHRFNDLLLQQFPKNPYFEVAPGNIIDTTNMIYQLDYNPEMSKEEQTFNDSVLRVSHNPLAKNRSGFSKIPKVTGNLRVPTVTLHTLGDLYVPFSMEQIYKKRAIKHGKSNLLVSRAIRGVGHCKFTSQEEIQALLDLDKWVEEGKVPEGDEILDPDVVADKRYGLKFTSKLRDYDPLK
- a CDS encoding MFS transporter, with amino-acid sequence MTNHRKDPIWTKNFIGITITNFFIFLIFYALLTTLPIYVVDNLQRSGSDAGLVVTVFLLSAILIRPLSGKILDVFGKKKVLIICLIFFLLSTVLYIWLTEFYLLLALRFFHGLWFSIATTATGSIAADLVPISRKGEGLGYFVMSNNIAVVAGPFIALTLLQSSTFTVLFIVFTVLMIGGVLFSSSIQVSSVHHQASKSMKMSFDDLFERKAFPIASVGFLVAFSYSTVLSFISVYAQQKGLMAAASYFFVVFAVVMLLSRPFVGRLFDAKGPNIVVFPSLILFTAGLIALSLANSAFLLLFAGALLGLGYGTLVPCFQTMAIQSARTDRSAHATSTFFTFFDSGIAAGSFLLGIVATHFGYEKLYFSASIIALIALLFYRKVSSSAKQQVHIAPKPTQIKE
- a CDS encoding diaminopimelate dehydrogenase, whose protein sequence is MEDRINVGIVGYGNLGKGVLSAISQNPDMKAVAVFTRRDPGTLTIVNDVKAEHISNIEHYKNKIDVMILCGGSATDLPEQGPSIAKLFNTIDSYDTHAKIPEYFEAVNESAKASGKTSIISVGWDPGLFSLNRMFMEAVLPEGKTYTFWGKGLSQGHSDAVRRVEGVKAGVQYTIPIEEAMERVRNGENPELSTAEKHFRDCYVVAEEGADKEKIERDIKTMPNYFADYETKVTFITEEELKKNHSNMPHGGVVIHSGKTGDGNKQNIEFSLALESNPEFTASVLVAYARAAYRMSKEGQAGAKTVYDVPPGYVSIKSAEQLRKELL